In Methanobrevibacter sp., one DNA window encodes the following:
- a CDS encoding ABC transporter ATP-binding protein, translating to MSLIEKIRNIFRKNENKLLSNDSEIAISVEHLTMEFKVSKDKIDTLKEYVIRTIKQNKKEKEKVRVLNDITFNVYKGDRIGILGFNGAGKSTLLKILAGIYEPTYGNIRINGKVAPLLELGAGFDKNYTGKNNIYLNGAFLSMDEEFINNKYDEILEFSELGEYINYPVKNYSSGMRAKLGFSIATLVEPDILIIDEILSVGDIKFRKKSSEKIRSMMKDGVTVLLVSHSISQIRDICDKCIWIENGHLVMEGEANEVCDAYVKSAESGKK from the coding sequence ATGAGTTTAATAGAAAAAATTAGAAATATTTTCAGAAAAAATGAAAATAAATTGCTTTCTAATGATAGTGAGATTGCTATAAGTGTCGAGCACTTAACAATGGAGTTTAAAGTTAGTAAAGATAAAATTGATACTCTTAAAGAATATGTTATTAGAACTATTAAACAAAATAAAAAAGAAAAAGAAAAAGTAAGAGTTTTAAACGACATCACATTTAATGTTTATAAAGGAGACCGTATTGGAATTCTTGGTTTCAATGGAGCTGGAAAAAGTACACTTTTAAAAATTTTAGCCGGAATCTATGAACCTACATACGGCAATATTCGTATTAACGGTAAAGTTGCACCATTATTGGAATTGGGTGCAGGTTTTGATAAAAATTATACTGGTAAGAATAATATCTATTTGAATGGTGCTTTTTTAAGCATGGATGAAGAATTTATTAACAATAAATATGATGAAATTCTTGAATTCTCAGAACTTGGAGAATACATCAATTATCCAGTTAAGAATTATTCATCAGGTATGAGAGCCAAACTCGGTTTCTCAATAGCTACATTAGTTGAACCAGATATCCTAATTATTGATGAAATTCTATCTGTTGGAGATATTAAATTTAGAAAAAAAAGTTCTGAAAAAATAAGATCCATGATGAAAGACGGTGTTACTGTATTACTTGTTTCACATTCCATAAGTCAGATTAGAGACATTTGTGATAAATGTATATGGATTGAAAATGGACATTTGGTTATGGAAGGAGAAGCTAACGAAGTTTGCGATGCTTATGTAAAAAGTGCGGAATCTGGAAAAAAATAG